ccgggatgatgaagtttgaaAAGAATTAACATACttggaaaattcacaaaaaaaacatacaaaattgaaaagaatcaaaaaatactaccgtaaaacggggtgactttgatagccggggtgactttgataggtttgcgatttttccgcaaaatgaagagtacaattaaaatacgtaaggaatggttcagaaacaactgaccgtggtagagaagtgttcaaagtacctcatgaagaacttttcataaatttttgaaaagtttaaaaagttagttaactatagttaagaaaatgtggatgaaagtcattattttaaacttctcaaagtgtcatgattttctcaatgaacatgatttttaatcggaaaacggaatgcattttcggattctttggacaattttccacttggagaaggttaaataagtttgtaaataataaataatatgtgtttttgaaacacaattgaaaaaaatctcccaatttataggcaaattcagttgaacaaatttcatgtaaaatgtgaaaacttgtgattcgtgcttcaaattcagtttaaaatgcaatataaatcgataattttataaacaaaactatttttaacaaacttcaggcaaaattccgactttttgacaattttacctaaaatttatatgtattttgttaaaaagctttataaacttagttaacttaatataaacattgatttttttcttacaaactatatcagctactttagtgatggtacatttaacgtacaaataaagtttgaacatcttaaatatgattttaacaagaaaaactatgactatcaaagtcaccccggaattaaaaccaagaatttttaacgtaattatttttctaaacactattgaaaaaacttttttttccaaaatagtgcatggactttgtgtggcctaccccagtacatgttttaaaaataataatcttgagaaaaaccttacctgttggaaaatattctaaaaacaaattgaaatcctatcaaagtcaccccggtttacggtaccaagAATATAgataaatttggcaaaatttataaaatcaacaaaaaattcataataattaaaaatcaggacagacaaaattgaaaaaaggattctaataaattgcaccgtttttcAGTTGAATGTCTACCTCAGATTTGTTTTTTGTCAGTAATTTTAATGTTGGataattaaaatactcaaaacataaataaataaatcaaaaatcaggttgaaaaaatcatgaaacgAACGCGAGCCTCCGCGGCTAGAGCGAGAGCGCTAGTGAAaaggcgagcgcgagcgagGAGAGAAAATGACTACAAattctctccctcgttcgcgagtGATACAAACAAATGCTTTATTGATTTTGTTGGGCTGCttaataaatactttaaatcgattaaataatttaaagtttgattagCTGCAATTAAAAAGGAAATGTCTTTTACAACAAAAATCTGGTGTAATCACGGCTACGCAGGGGGTAacgaagaagccgccatcttggaagttcagataacaaacactgagaatcagtattatacatattactttggtaacacgaagtgtgttatcctggttaaactcaaaagtcccatgcaaatgtgtaaaaacaaactgaaaaatgtttaaTGCCGATTCtcagtgtacgggcgcactgtttgatcgaccaaaagaaaaaaagcaaaaaaggtaaacaggaAAATCAcctttttcgatatgaattttcagccaatgttgggatggaatctccaaGGGTATGATAGAActtgccatcagcaacacaattcacgtgtttttttcaggtttttctCGTTTAAattgcgggaaatttgaaaatcaaaaacccaaacaatgatttgttatgggctaccatttgacagctagtccTACTCCTCTACCTTCGCTCCAACGATCACGATCGCTCATTGCTTGGCAGCAATCACCACTTGAACTCTCCTCCCATTGAAATCATCGCGCAAAAAACGCGTTAAACGCGCGGTAATTTGCAATTATCTGCCACTCATCCCGCGTGTGGCGTacgctcaacaacaacaaaaaaaaaaaaaccccccgTTCCAACTGTCAAGTCATTCCGATCTTTCAACAAATCATCAAAAGTCTCATGGCATTTTTATTTGGCATTGctaacaataacaacaaaacaacGAAACTCCCTCTACAGATCCGAGTTCAGTCCGGTGTCCAGGAAGTCCCCGAGCAGCTGTCCGTTCTTGAGCGGGAAGTTTCGCATGAACGTGTTCAGGTACAGCAGGTACTTCGGGATGGACGCCTCCACGAGGCCACGCCGCTGGGCATCGATGATGGCGGCGGCGGCCTCCTCCGGCTTGACCATCTTCATCATCGAGGGGAAGCGCGTGTGGGGTCGCTTGCAGAGTCCGGTATCGACCATGTACGGGTAGATGCTGGTGAAGCGGACGTCCGGCTTGCGCGGGTCGGCGCGGAGCTCTTCGGATAGGGATTCCATGATGCCGCGGACGGCGTACTTGGTGCCGCAGTACGGGACCAGGTTCTTGAAGCCGACCAGGCCGGCGATCGAGGAGAGGGCGACGATGCGGCCACGGTTCTTGGCGATCATGTCCGGGAGCAGTGATTGGATCAGCTGGAAAGGGGGTTAGAGGTTATGTTAGGGCAAGGTTGATGGTAATCAAGGGTCCTCAAAGTACCCAGAAGTGCGCCATAACGTTGATCTCGAACGTCTTCCGGATCTCGGCCTCGGTCTGCTGGAGCAGCGGGTGCGTCGGCATGATGCCGGCGTTGTTCACCAGAATCGTCACCACGCCGACCTTCTCCTTGATCTGCTTGGTCACGTCGATGATCTGCTGCCGGTTGGTCACGTCCAACCCAAAGCCGAACGCCGTTCCGCCCAGCCGCTTAACCTCCGCCACCGTCTCCGCGTTGGACTTTTCGTTGATGTCCGCGCAGACCACGGTCGACCCTAGCGCCGCGTACTGCAGCGCCAAGCACTTGCCCATTCCGTGGCCGGCCCCCGTGATCAGCACCACGTCCCGGCTGACGTCCTCGGGCTCGGGCGGAACGACCAGGTGCACGATCGACATGACGATGTTGACGGCGGCCTTGATCCAGAACACGGCCAGGTCGACCAGAATGAGCAGCACGTTGTACAGCTGGACGCCCGGATTGGCGGCGCCGGCATTGCTGAGAACGTAAAGTCAGACCGTTTAGTGATGATCATGCGAAGAGAAGGGGTGCGACCAAACCTGGTGAGTAGTAGGCCAAGATCACGTGCAAAACGACGGGGTGGGTGAGTGTTGACAACGCACACAGGTGACTTGGATGGTGATGGTGACAGGACAGGTGCACACATGACATTTAACAGGAAGCCTTGACTTACACGACAAGTTGCATGCAATGCGTGCAAACACGGAAAGAAATTTGGTGAATCGTTTGTTGACGAGAATGTTTGGTCGTAAACAAGTGTTTACGATTTCTTCGTTAGATTCGTTTCAGTGCAAACAAGGGTGGTGATTTGTGGTGACACAGCGTGACTAATCAAAACAGACTCCCGACTACAGCTGATTGTGAAGGGCGACAGGGTCAACTTTTTTCCATTATTAGGGCTTTTGAGTATATTAATGATACTGATGGTGCAACTTGTAACGGGGGTTTAAAAGTGGGAACACCCTGCATTAAAATGAGCCTATttcagtagaaaaaaaaaaaactaaatgccAGTGCTTTATGGCTGTCACTTAGTTTTATGTGGTTTgcagtttgaattcaaaaacagtACACGTGGCGCAGGTCTGTTTCGTGATCATAAAGATAACCACAAAAAGACACGTGGAAATACCGTTTcggttgaacaaaaaaaaaatgtgttgctatgATGCAAGAAAGAGAAACTAAGGCAGTAGACGGATTTTTTGTGTCTTGTCTtggaatcatgaaaaaaaacttttttcaattcactATTGCTGACCTCTTTATTCAAAACgctttttattgaactttttcttCTAGGTTTTTGTTTAACATTGAAGCTTCAGATATTTGATGACAGATAGTTTGTTATCGTTATTGTTTGTGATGACATTTCTTCCAAGTTTGACTAAGCCACACAAAAACAAACCGTTACTTCGGACAGAGAATCAGCCATAGTCAGAAAACCAGTAAAAACAACTTATCTCCAAGACCTGTCTCGCAGATCTCCGCCAATGCTACAAATAGCCCGGAGCTAAGGAACCTTGAAATCTGCAGAACCATGCGTTCACCTTCTACTACAGGTTGACGA
This is a stretch of genomic DNA from Culex pipiens pallens isolate TS chromosome 1, TS_CPP_V2, whole genome shotgun sequence. It encodes these proteins:
- the LOC120421420 gene encoding 17-beta-hydroxysteroid dehydrogenase 13 isoform X1; the protein is MNLIQDDNIDNALSVFRSERQFLEDSQVRIPPKPASFGKGSANAKTEGASSPNKRNAGAANPGVQLYNVLLILVDLAVFWIKAAVNIVMSIVHLVVPPEPEDVSRDVVLITGAGHGMGKCLALQYAALGSTVVCADINEKSNAETVAEVKRLGGTAFGFGLDVTNRQQIIDVTKQIKEKVGVVTILVNNAGIMPTHPLLQQTEAEIRKTFEINVMAHFWLIQSLLPDMIAKNRGRIVALSSIAGLVGFKNLVPYCGTKYAVRGIMESLSEELRADPRKPDVRFTSIYPYMVDTGLCKRPHTRFPSMMKMVKPEEAAAAIIDAQRRGLVEASIPKYLLYLNTFMRNFPLKNGQLLGDFLDTGLNSDL
- the LOC120421420 gene encoding 17-beta-hydroxysteroid dehydrogenase 13 isoform X4, with protein sequence MNLIQDDNIDNALSVFRSERNAGAANPGVQLYNVLLILVDLAVFWIKAAVNIVMSIVHLVVPPEPEDVSRDVVLITGAGHGMGKCLALQYAALGSTVVCADINEKSNAETVAEVKRLGGTAFGFGLDVTNRQQIIDVTKQIKEKVGVVTILVNNAGIMPTHPLLQQTEAEIRKTFEINVMAHFWLIQSLLPDMIAKNRGRIVALSSIAGLVGFKNLVPYCGTKYAVRGIMESLSEELRADPRKPDVRFTSIYPYMVDTGLCKRPHTRFPSMMKMVKPEEAAAAIIDAQRRGLVEASIPKYLLYLNTFMRNFPLKNGQLLGDFLDTGLNSDL
- the LOC120421420 gene encoding 17-beta-hydroxysteroid dehydrogenase 13 isoform X6 — its product is MPQQDNAGAANPGVQLYNVLLILVDLAVFWIKAAVNIVMSIVHLVVPPEPEDVSRDVVLITGAGHGMGKCLALQYAALGSTVVCADINEKSNAETVAEVKRLGGTAFGFGLDVTNRQQIIDVTKQIKEKVGVVTILVNNAGIMPTHPLLQQTEAEIRKTFEINVMAHFWLIQSLLPDMIAKNRGRIVALSSIAGLVGFKNLVPYCGTKYAVRGIMESLSEELRADPRKPDVRFTSIYPYMVDTGLCKRPHTRFPSMMKMVKPEEAAAAIIDAQRRGLVEASIPKYLLYLNTFMRNFPLKNGQLLGDFLDTGLNSDL
- the LOC120421420 gene encoding 17-beta-hydroxysteroid dehydrogenase 13 isoform X3; this translates as MCAPVLSPSPSKSPVCVVNTHPPRRFARDLGLLLTSNAGAANPGVQLYNVLLILVDLAVFWIKAAVNIVMSIVHLVVPPEPEDVSRDVVLITGAGHGMGKCLALQYAALGSTVVCADINEKSNAETVAEVKRLGGTAFGFGLDVTNRQQIIDVTKQIKEKVGVVTILVNNAGIMPTHPLLQQTEAEIRKTFEINVMAHFWLIQSLLPDMIAKNRGRIVALSSIAGLVGFKNLVPYCGTKYAVRGIMESLSEELRADPRKPDVRFTSIYPYMVDTGLCKRPHTRFPSMMKMVKPEEAAAAIIDAQRRGLVEASIPKYLLYLNTFMRNFPLKNGQLLGDFLDTGLNSDL